The following DNA comes from Tachypleus tridentatus isolate NWPU-2018 chromosome 9, ASM421037v1, whole genome shotgun sequence.
AACgtcaatgtttttaattatgatGATCATTATTTGTAGTAATTAGAAATACTACTATATCAGAAAGTGAACTAGACAACTCCTAAAAAGGATTTCATTTGACTTTTAGTGTACTAtttatatctttttgttttaatttcattcttaacagCAAGTAGTGGGGATTGACTTACTAGGAACAAATTAGGAAAATAATGGGGTGTAAGTCCATTTTTAGAATTCAGTCAACTCTATGAAATTCACTATAAAAAAACTTGAATATATAAATCTGTATTTATAAGAGAATAAGAGTTTTGGAATTAAAGGGCTGAAACAGGAAGTATACATTTACTAAAGTGCAACTGAACTCATTGTGACTAGCCAGTCTgtctgaaacaacaacaaaaatattaaggcCGTCATACAAGATGCACTTGTATAGTATATTACAAAAGAaactttaatgatattttttcaAGGAAGCATTTTGAGAAGAATTGGTAGATAGGTTAATGTTATATATCCAAAGTGGTAGCAGTATTACTATTTACTATTTCCTTACAGACACATGGTTTACTGTtggaattttcaataattttctttgtgttttatttcttgtatgtGTCAATTAATAAAACACACTTATATTGTGTGTTGGCTCTTTAACAACACTTATGAAATGGAACACAGATTCTGTACTATAAATTAGCTTTTCTAAGCTTTGATTCCAATGAggctattttaaaaatattttgtaaacacagCATATAATAGCATCATATACTATATCTTGATTGATTTCATCAGATAGCTGTCTTTAATTAACAGAATTTGAATTGTAGGCACAAATGTGCATTTGAGGGaaaaatgtaacatataaatgtttgtttgttttttcatgattAAGGATGGTATATGTAAagaatttaattgtaaaataacattgGGAGCATTAACTATGTAATTGTACTTTTAAGCCTGTAtgcaaaggaaaacaaaacaaacaaacaaaccaataatcaGAGGTGGACTATTATTGAGGCTGAAGCATCAGGCCCAATGCTTGAGGGAGTGTCCCAAGTGAgcccagaaagaaaaaaaaatcaaacttcttataaatatatagggaatgtaatattaaaatatcaaatgtgGAATAATCACAAAAAACATATTCAATATatgtattactttttattttctaattttaaatattttatctccaTATTTGTTCTTATTTCAGCCTGTACACTGTGTTACTGACAAGTAACATCAACACCAGTGTTGagtttcttttatgtttgtttctcattTAACCTAAGTATTTTACATGTAAATTGTGTAAATGTACTATGTATTGAAAATGTATTGctaatgaaaaatatatgaaaaagagCCCCAAATAAAATTAGCCTCAGGCCCCAAGTTTAGTTAATCTACCCCTACCATAACCtgagtgctttcaaaaggtgggCCTGTTTTCTTCAAGTTATATGgtattgtatttttgtattaaattatatttcttgaacttgtgtgtttttctaatattaatGCAAATGaacaaatttattacaaaaacaaaacctttattaATAACTTGATAAATCTATTGTAGCATTTAACTGGAAGTTACAACAGATTACTttcctacatttttttttgtatcagcTCATACAGTAACATGATAGTGGACAATTCTCCATAACCATCTATATTTACATAAGAATACTATGATTAAGTGTAGAGTAAGATAAAAACCATTACAGCAAAGCAACTTATTGAACAGGGTAGTCCCAAATTATCTCTCCTATCTTAAGATTTAATACTTTGAGTAACTAAGGATATAAAATCATGCAGTTTGGATCATCTTGTACCCCCTCTCAAACAGTTTTTCTGgtcttttttaaaaacattccaGTGAGTATTGTCACCCTGTAAAATAGCAACTGGGGTGGATTGGTCAGAGTGAGCCAATTTCATGTTCTCAAAATTTACCAGACATCActccacaaaatattttatattgggGGCATGTTAAGGACATTGTGTATCATCATACTTGTAGCAAACATCACGGAGCTAAAGACCAGGATAACAGATGCCATTGCTACTATAACTGAGGCTATAGAGGTTTTGCGTGAACCTATTAGTGTCACGTGACCACAACGAGGTTTGTAAACATACCGCCATATTGGGTGGCAAGTGTCCCGCATGACTGAACGAGTTAACAACTGCTGTATTCAgtactattcacatgtaaatggcTGCCGCTGActtttcatcacttgtagcacaCCTGACAGGTGCTGAAAAGTCCAGGTATGAGGAAAAGGTGAAGGAACTTGGTGTAGGAGACCCGTATATGCTCCCGCGCCACGTGTATTTACGCCAGTAATATCCAGCCAAGACAAAGGTGCTCAGAGTCAGACTGTTGCCGAAGTAGATCTGCCAAATATTACATatggtgacatttatatatatttgataaacaggaCTTCCACCTATACAAATGAAAGTCTAAAAGGTTACAAAAGCCTTGATGTGTACAAGTACTTTGTGACAGGATTTGTACAGAATATCCAGATAACCAGGGCAACGCCGGATAAAGTCATCATTACAGCAAAGGTTTGTACatcatgttatattacatacatgtatcatgTACTCTGTATGATAGATTTAACTACATTTGAGACGAAGACTAGATACTGAAGTAAAGTAGGGCCCCATTTTAATAAATggttcaatattattgtactacATGTGTACTGACTGTTGTCAAAGCTCTAGTCTAGGAGCACTtctatacatgtttgtataatgatattaagaCACCTAATTGTCTAggctgtttcaaaacttaatttttgatttatgtctcagttgtatattgtgatgtacacaagtcaaaattatCACATGTAGCTTCAAGTTTATCAGCAATATCAGTACAGCTGCTATCAGTGGCAGCAGTGCCAGCAGATTCTATGAAAGCAAGGCCAAGCAGCCCAGCAGCAGCTTCAtgtctcttttgttgttcttttctccttttggtcacttctttcctgttttcatatttacacaattcagcagctttccttctcttcaggggagaacatgtaaaatgaaatatggaaggtaCATAGTCAAGTGATAGGGGATCATCACTCTTCGTCCCTGAAacagagtacaataatttagttaagatatagatctacaggcatcatcagataatatttatatatataacagatacactgtacacttttaactgaataatatatatatataactgaataagttgaacattgtttaacaactgaatgtaCAGCCAACAAGGTAATCATTTGCACACTTTTTAATCTTGTGCCAGTTGTGGttttctgatgaatcacttaaattggtcctttaagagatattaacattttgtcttaatgtaCAAATGGCTATATAAACTATTCATCATGAATGATATTGTTCCTTcagtaaatttactattcagttatttaaaagtaaaagaaaagtgtgcaaaaaaaattatttgactggtgctgcagtgtgttctgctatacatatatcatgcatgtgagtttcaatttattcagcctggctatagatgaattatacatacctgacacaaaatgtttactacaaagtcTGGTGTGCTCTGTGGGTGTCCAGTTTTTTCCTATTGACAGCTGCAATCCATCATCTTCTTTGGTCGGGATCTTTAGGAAATCTGTAGTATGACAAATTTTCCCCCTGTCCATGtcgatttgaacagttaaatgcacaacacgaGTATACCATCGCACACTTTTGACTATGAATCACCCTTGTGTTGGAATATAAACACGCCGAGCGTGCCACCCATCATGGCGGTCAGCAGTAACTAGGCCAAGAGTGACGTCACACGCAAAAACTCTATATTACAATGAATATGGACTGGAAAGGAATATCGGTTAAATGTGCTGAGAGCCACTAATGTGCATATGTAAAGTCTACTGACATGTCAATAAACACTGTTtgaattatgtttcaaaatgttgtaaaatacaaagttctatttcattagttatttaatcatcacattttaaaattggAAAGATAATTTTGGACCATCCTGCATTTCTTATTGTAGTATGTTTACATACCACAgatttgtttttgtcatttttgtactttcataaaaataatttgttatttctgtGAAAATTTTactctttcttgtttgtttcggACTCTCTAgaaataaccttttttttctttgtgtttttttaagcTAGTTTTTATTGTAGCCCAGaaccaaaattattattatcttttatgAAGTTTTTGCATGAGTTCAGTTAACTGTGtaaattaaatttacaatatatattttatcaccaGGGTGagtaagaagaaaaatatttttggatttctgtttatttttatgaattgtaatttttctttcagaaacaTCCTCCAAGCAACTTAGTGCTAAAGATGTTTTTCTTCATGTTtctttgtgcataacaacaacaataattttgttcTGAATATTGTATTGTTATGTGCTgtcttttgtattattattaccattaaaatgtattatatatctttttattgTGTGAAATTCATCACTATTCTTTACTCCAGGAATTTTCAGTTGAGATTAAAAAGAGACACTGAAGTGTTTTCACCAGATATTATATTTGAGACAGCAGATGGTAATCATGAAGAATTAGACACATCACATTTGTATAATGGAATCTTGTTTGGTGAGTTATGATTTCATTGTGCTTACAGAAAGAATGCAGAGATTCATCTTTTGTCTTGTTCAGTTCAactctttttatatatatgtatattagagTACATATACATGTCTGATGAAtgtaatttttcatacatttaccATGAGTAATTCAAAAATGGTTTCACActagatgttactttgttttaaagcaTTTGTAAAGCCACTTGAATGTTCACTTTAGTTGTTAAGTAAATTTTGGATACTTGTTTTGTCAATCAAGAAAGTTCAACTTTAGCTAATTTCATTCATTGGATTCCCAAAAGCAGTcttaatatattaaatagaaGTAGGAGGTAGAATCAAAATAAATGAGAAAGTTCTTTAAAAAGTACATAGAGAAATTGGGAACTTGTGTGAGTAACTAAAAGATGCATATCTGGATAAAACatgtccagaaattgataaacaATAGATAAAACATAGCATAAAATCAAGAAAAGGACAAAAGTTGAATAGGAGACCTACTCTGTTTTTAGAGAAGCCATCAAAAATAAGGACAACAAAATGCGTTTTGAAATTCGTAATGTTAAAGAAAGACGTGGGAACGAGAGAGAATTGTATAACAATGCCAGGAAGAGGAATCGGCTATAGAAGTGGTAGAAGTAGTTACAAAACTATCCAGCACTTCTGGAAAGTGAAAATGTGGTACTCAAACCAGTTAGTAATTTAGAAATGGAAGAATGTTTGCCACAGGTCAGATTCCAGCAGAATTATTAAAGAAAAGAgacattttaagaatttaatatgAAAAGGGACAATTTATGGAGAACAGTCCCAACAGACTTTAGAAAACTGTTTTTGTTCCAGTTTCCCCAAAACCAAAAGCTTTGTTGAAGTACAGCCAGTATAGGACAACAGATTGATCAGCCATGCTTGAAAGATCCTCAGTAGAATTAAACATAAGATTTGAAaatctcagaaaaataaaatgagctTAAAATATGTTTGAGCATGCAAAAGAGTTTAGTTTGCCTCAGGATGTTTAGTAACAGAATTGCAGAAGgctatagaaatatttgtttattgcaGCATTAACCATGAGAAGTTAATGTTTTGTGCACTTGGTTGAAGTAGATTTAACAGATACCAGAATTCTGAAGATTTTATATTGGAGGTAAGAAAGCAGCATTTCAGATGGATTGAGGACTAAACTGTTGATTTGAACTTGCATATAGCAAAGATGTTTGTTCTCATTTTATGAAATGTGTGTAGACTGGTTGATCTGAGAGGTACTGATACAAAAGGGAAGAACAGAGAGAAATAGAACttttaaaagtagaaattttGATCATTAACTCTTATGGATGAATCTTGGAAAGTGATGCACAAGTTACATGCTATGTTTGTTGATAAAGACTGCACTCAGAATAAAACCTCAACAAAATTATGACAGTAGTACTTTCATGACTTGAGAAATCTTCTATAATATGCATCAAAGTAGAAGGTAAAGATTTGGAACAaacaaagaagtttgttttttggaataagGGAAATAACAGTAGTGATGACAAGTGTGAAAAACAGATTAAGTGTAGGATAGGAAAGGCACAAACAACATTTTTCAGTCTCGGAGAATTGTTTTGGAGAACTGAAGGAGAGACAACTACATAGTTGAATATTGTCTGTGTTACTTTAATAGGGTAGATACATGTTATCTGTcttctgaaacaaaattaaagttggAAGCATCTTAAATGTATTGTTATAGATAAATGATAAAGATCACCTCtgtagaaagaaaatttaatgagTAAATTTTGGTACATGTCAAGGTAAAGACAGTTGCTATATATATGAAGAATGTGTAAAATTCATTACTTTTGGCATGGGATTAGATTTCGAAGAAGGTTAGCAGAGATTCTGATGGATAAAACTGTAGGAAGAAGAGCAAGTTCTTGGCAGGTAGACTAACTTGGTTTGATGATGCTAGAAAACAGGTTGGAAATCAAAAGCTTTTATTAGGGAAGCTGGTTTATAAAGTAAGGAAGAGAAAACAATGGAAAACCGTAGTCACCAAACTGAGTAGAACACCAggattaattaattatcattctTCGTGCTATTTTTGTCTGGACATTAGCATGCATGTGTACATTTGTACTTTATTtatccatattttaaaaaaaacaatatgggCATAAGGTTTGTATACCAACTGTATTTGGGCAGTTTCTTAactgtat
Coding sequences within:
- the LOC143225652 gene encoding uncharacterized protein LOC143225652, with protein sequence MDRGKICHTTDFLKIPTKEDDGLQLSIGKNWTPTEHTRLCSKHFVSGTKSDDPLSLDYVPSIFHFTCSPLKRRKAAELCKYENRKEVTKRRKEQQKRHEAAAGLLGLAFIESAGTAATDSSCTDIADKLEATCDNFDLCTSQYTTET